AGTTTTTTGACATAATGTgatggatttaatttattttttttatgatttcttGAACTTATTTTGAGTTTGTCTATCAGATGGAATCTTTCTAATCGAAGTTGACAGAGTACTCAGGCCTGGAGGATACTTTGTTTTAACATCACCCACAAGCAGACATCAAGGAAGTTCTGTAGGCACAAAGAAAGGCAGCATCGCAACTCCTTTTGAAGAATTCACTCAAAAACTATGTTGGAATCTTTTGGCAGAGCGAGAGGAGACTTTCATCTGGCAGAAAACTGCAGATACTCAATGCTATATTTCTAGGTGAGGCTAGTTTGTTACTCTTTATCTTATGCCTGATGTTTCCTTTATTTCGTTCACTTCCCCACCACtgctcaattttattttttcagctAACTTTGTATCCTCTCTACCTCCCCACTTTCGCCATCATGCATCTTTCATTTATCCATGATTCCTGGTTCAATTTTAGGAAGCAGGGCAGCACCCCGCTTTGTAATGCAGAGGATGTCCAGTCATATTATAGACCACTTGCGCGGTGTATAAGTGGGACGACAACCAAGCATTGGATCCCAATTCAGAAGAGACCATATGGTTCATTAACCTCTGATCAGCTGGATGTCTATGGTAAGTAACGCTAGTTCGATGACATACAGGTCTTGAGCTGCTATATTGGTATTTCTTTTGTGCACTGCCAACATTCTAAACCCTGCTCTTTTTAGTTTGTAAACAAAGTCAATTAGTCATATCATTCGATTTTGACAGGAATTAATCCTGAAGATTTCTTTGAAGACTTTGAGTTCTGGAGATCGTCATTAAGAAATTATTGGTCATTGCTTTCTCCCTTGATTTTCTCTGACCACCCAAAGAGACCGGGTGACGAAGACCCATTGCCTCCTTATAATATGGTTCGGAATGTGATGGACATGCATACACATTATGGAGGCTTTAATGCTGCTCTGTTGGAGGCTAGAAAGTCTGTGTGGGTAATGAATGTTGTGCCCGTAGGTGAACCTAATACGCTTCCTATCATTTTTGACCAAGGTTTTGCAGGCGTCTTGCATAACTGGTAAGATGTTTGTTCTAGAGGTGCCCTATACTAGTTCACCGCTGTTTTTCTTAAGTAAAAGTGAACTGATAAGCTGCTGCTTATTCTGGAAATCCCTTTTCGGGCTTAAGTTTCTTTTGACATCATGTTTCTAAGTATAGgataatataaattatattcgTACAGCTGTGTTTTACTAGTATTTTACTTGGGATGGCTTATTGTTGAACTCCCTCCCCAAGTTTGGTTGAGATATTGGGATATAAGAACATTAGCCATCAGTCATTAAGGCCGTTTGGAGGTGGAGTGGGAATTTCATAGTAGCACATCAAGCTTCTTTGAAATAGTTCGAGACATAGTCTGATTTGGATAACACCCTCTTAATTCCAATTTCACGATCAAAAAGTGTATCCTCTATTACCAATATGCAAACCATGACTAAAAggaattaaatattttctcTACTCAGTTAATTTTCTATGTGGTTTATCTTGTTGCACTATCTCTTGAATTTTCTAAACCTTTCCATGGAGTGTTGAGAAAACAGTTCTTACAATGCAGGTGTGAACCTTTCCCTACCTACCCTCGGACATATGACTTACTTCACGCCAAGGGACTACTTTCACACCTTGCTACAGAACAGTGCAGTGTGGTTGACTTAATTTTTGAGATGGATCGCATTCTCCGGCCTGAGGTAATAGTCAATGACCCATAGTTCAGATGCTCTAAAGTTCTTGATCATTCGATGATTTTCTTCATCTTATCCTGTTGAAAGTACAGATCTTATGAGCATATTTTTTTATCCGCTCTTGATACTAGCATTCTCAAATGACAAGCATAAATGTATGCAGGGATGGGTTATCATATCTGATAAGGTTGGTCCTATTGAGAGTGCACGTACCATTGTTACACAGCTCCGCTGGGAAGCTCGGGTTATTGATGTTCAGAATGGAAGTGACCAGCGGCTGCTAGTATGCCAAAAACCATTTGTGAGAAAATGATCTCTTATGAAAGCTCTCGGTGGCCTGGCGGGGCTTATTGGGCAAGTATGGCTAGTTGTTTTTctagaaatgaaaaaaaaaaaaaaaatttcatcccTAGGTTTTCTAAAAGCATTAAATTTTTCCCGTGTCTTCTGCCCACTCCTCCCGGGGGGAAAAAAACTAACATTCAGGTCCACCACTGGTTCCATGTATAAGTTTTGATGCAATGCTATCACCCAAATGACAAACATGCCTGCTGGTTAAGGTTTCCACACAGCCATGATGATTTTCCTCGAGCTAAATGTCCTTTCGAAGATGGTATCTAAAATTTTGAACGTTGTAGATTAGAGGTTTGGTGCAGAGGATATCCAGTTCGAAGAAAAGAGGATTTCTCCAATTAGTTCACAGCAATTCATCGATCCATTTCTAAGTcctcttttgttttttttttgttttttaaaggtctatttgattatttatgTGATCGAATAGTGTTTGCTGTTAAACAACTGAACCAATCTGCTGTAATTGCTAAAAAAGCCACAAAATGTAAGAACTGAATATATGACAACTACTCACAAATGTATGAACTCTGATCCCGAGTTTTGTTGCTCCGATGATTCTCTTCTGTAAGTATTGTTTCATCGCATAAGTGATACTGTTTTTACAAGTACACCGAGTCCTCTACCAACGGTTGCACCGCGTCTATCTGGCTTTGCCTCCTACACAAACTTTCGAGACACTGTCTCATGAATTAATTGTATGATAGGTATCTATAGTTcaaccaaaataataaaaatattatttgttatactaaaattattattttttattgtaaatatggatcGAGTTGGTCAAACTAATATATATAACTCAATATCCCAAATAATATATCATTtcttaaaatatcaattttctttaaaaaaaactaaGCATGTGTGTCCCCTGCCAGTTTCCATAATTTCACTCCCTATCTTTCCTGAAATTACGCAAGCGCCCCAATCCAACCGTCTACAGCTCTTCACCTTCCGTTTCCCCCGTTTTTCGTCGTTCTCCACAGAAAtacaatatattatatataacttGTATAAAAAGAACAAACGAAGCTCTCACTTTTCTctaaatctttgattttatttgtcgGGGAAAATGTCGACGGAAAATGGGCGAGAGGCTCTGGTGTACATAGCTAAGCTCGCGGAGCAGGCCGAGCGTTATGATGGTATAAATGTTTCTGTATAATGTACTTTGCTATGTGTATTTGCGTTGTTTTGTGACGTATGATTTCCATTTCCGTGTGTGTTTTTTGTGTTCTCTGAGGATGTGGGATCGAATTGCCTCGTGTAGATCGTTGTTTCTGCACACGTGTGTGTGGAGAGGATGTGATTTTCTGATGGATCCGCGTGTCTGTAAAAATTCACGGcattttttttagatttgatCTGTGCATGCATGCAATTGTTGCAAGCACGCGAGATGTGTGTTTGCTGGTCGGAATATATTGGTGGACAGTCGGGCACCTGAGAAATTGGTGATGTTGGAAATTTTTTGCTGTAAAACTCCATGAAGATGTGCTTGAGGTAATATGGACTGAATTTTTTGTATAACAAATGACGAGGATGAAATTTAATGTTTTTTGAAGGTGCAAAAACTAGAACTTCCAAAACAAACGTGTATAAATTTCATCTTTGAGCCTTTAGGCTCACGCCTATCATTGAGTTATCATATTCATTCAAGGAGCATGGTGTTGTTTgtctaatatttaaattaagggtTGATACCAtaattatgtgttcttgatgttTTTAGTTTGCTAGAAATTAAATCTCCCAAAAGGTTTACACTGTTTCTTTTTCGAATTTAGTTATTCGTTCATTTGAAAATTGCTAGGATATTGAATTTCTTTGACGTCTTTTGCTTTGGCATCTTAAGCAGGCTGCAGGCCTTTCTCCCCTCCCACTTTTTTGCCTCTTACAACTGAACTAGTATACAGGAGATGAAAAGTTGTAACTATGTTGCTATGTTAGTTTCGCAAAGTTGAGCCTTGTCATTTACTTAATTGAGCTATGCTAATTGGTAATGGTCAAACAAATTCATCCACTTTGCTGGTCATGCTGAATGCTACTGCTACATATTTTTTTCTTCTCAGAAATGGTTGAAAGTATGAAAAAGGTTGCAAAACTTGATGTTGAGTTATCAGTCGATGAGAGGAACCTACTTTCCGTTGGATATAAGAATGTAATCGGTGCACGCAGAGCTTCATGGCGTATCATGTCATCGATTGAGCAGAAGGAAGAGGCCAAAGGAAATGAAAATAATGTGAAACTGATTAAAGATTACCGCCAGAAGGTGGAGGATGAGCTATCCAAAATCTGCTATGATATTCTTTCAGTAATTGACAAGCATCTAATTCCCTCTTCTGGTTCAGCAGAAGCTACTGTATTCTTTTACAAGATGTAAGTCAAATGGTTCTATTGTTTAAATGAACGTATTCTTTCAGTATTCTTGGAATAACTTTTTATCTTCTTCTTGCTAAGAAAATCTAGTCTCTAGGAGCCGGGAAAACCATATCTTTAGCAGTTCATTTTCTCTAGCTCGTGAGTTTGTAGGGAAAAAAATTGCTTCACATTCTTTCCTGATTTAGCCAGGTCAAAGCCATACTTTTGGGTCTGTGTGTTAAGTTACTTACTCCTCATTAGAGTTCAACaaagttaatatgtgttttcaTGAATTATTGACTATGTTGGATTTGCTGCCTTCTGGAACATCAGTCAATCAGCCGCGCCTGACTCATTTCTGGCATATTCTAATTCAGGACAGGCGATTATTTCCGCTACCTTGCTGAATTCAAGAGCGATCAGGAAAGGAAAGAGGCAGCTGAACAGTCACTCAAGGGCTATGAGGTGTGTGCATTTCTCTGTGCATGTACAAACAATATAGAGAAATAATCAACCAATCAAGTCAATATGGCTTAACCGTGTTCCTTAGCTATATCTTTTTCCAATGATCTGTAGGCCGCTTCAGCCACGGCAAATACAGATCTTCCATCCACCCACCCTATTCGTCTTGGTCTAGCTTTGAATTTCTCGGTGTTCTACTACGAGATCATGAATTCTCCTGAGAGGTAATTTCATAGTAGTCTTTCATGTTCACTTGAGCTCGACTCTTTAAAGCGTTCTCGGAATCAGATTGTTTTAACTAAAATGTCAGGGCATGCCATTTGGCTAAACAAGCATTTGATGAGGCAATTGCTGAGTTGGATACATTGAGTGAAGAGTCTTACAAAGACAGCACCTTAATTATGCAGCTGTTGAGAGACAATCTCACTCTTTGGACCTCAGATTTGCCTGAAGATGGAGGTAAGTGGTGGTGTATCGTTAGTTATTTCATATCTTCAGTTCAGGTATTTTCATTCAAaagttttgaagatttctcgcCTGATCCTTTTTCTAAAATCAAGTGGAAACTCTCGTTACATCATCTTAAATTCTCAAAATGTCTTTTAATTTCCAATCCTAGGGAACCTTTaacaaattatattaaatataacgACAATAATAATGACCCTGTTTAGAATCTTGTAATACTTCAGCTTCAATAACTTCAGTTGAAGGTGTTTTAATGATGTTTGATTGTAATACTTCAGCTTCAATAAGCCAGAGTCTTCCTAGAACTGATTAGCTAAGGCTATAAATCGCTCTTTGCCCTGGCAGGTTCAGGTGAGGAGAACAACAAAGGTGAGGAATCTAAGCCAGCAGCACAACCGCCGCCTGAGGTAAGATATATCGACCTAAATGTCATCCAAACTTGCCAATCCTTTTTTCTTTCAAATCTTGCGTAATTATGTTTCGatccataaatttttttttaatgagaagtgtttcttggatcattttcaaaattatattgATACACGTAGGAGATGACAGATTTGAACTGTTCTTTCATCACTAAGCTATTGTTATTGTGTCTATTTTGCAGAATTAAGGACTTGACTACACctgaataaattaatatatatatcaagaacatgTTTTTGGTTCATCTGAGCACGAGGCGGCCACTTTTGAAATGCCAATAATCCCTTTGGTTAAGACTACCACAAGTTGCTACTGCAAAAACCTTTTGTTTTGGCTTCTGAGAAACTGTTTTTTTCAACTGAATATTTAAAGTGACGATATGATTTATATGTAAGGACAGGCGTATCATATTTTTTATGGTTTATGCATATTTTCGTGTTAATATTCAATTAAGAAGATGACATGTTTTCTTTGGTATAAGCTTTAACAACCTCATATGATAACAGCCGGTCAACTTAatcgaaaataaagaatattttaaagttgACAATTTTGATTAACAAAGAACAAAAATTGGAATAAAAACGTCCATTCTTTTTATG
This genomic interval from Primulina eburnea isolate SZY01 chromosome 16, ASM2296580v1, whole genome shotgun sequence contains the following:
- the LOC140815909 gene encoding probable methyltransferase PMT5, translating into MRSSWYNKLSLIFGSRPPLNWLILCLVSVFVLIALFGSSSTTFDAVTASARPEIYLNYRRLKERALSDYSDLKNLGSVNVKDFDLCGKERENHVPCYNVSASLLAGFKDGEEFDRHCEVLHDHQRCLIRPPKDYKIPLNWPSSRDVVWTGNVKLSKDQFLSSGSMTKRLMLLEENQISFHSDDGTIVDGVKGYSHQIAEMIGLGSDAEFREAGVRNVLDIGCGFGSFDAHLLTLKLMAVCIAAYESTGSQVQLALERGLPAIIGSFISRQLPFPSLSYDMVHCTQCGIFWDDKDGIFLIEVDRVLRPGGYFVLTSPTSRHQGSSVGTKKGSIATPFEEFTQKLCWNLLAEREETFIWQKTADTQCYISRKQGSTPLCNAEDVQSYYRPLARCISGTTTKHWIPIQKRPYGSLTSDQLDVYGINPEDFFEDFEFWRSSLRNYWSLLSPLIFSDHPKRPGDEDPLPPYNMVRNVMDMHTHYGGFNAALLEARKSVWVMNVVPVGEPNTLPIIFDQGFAGVLHNWCEPFPTYPRTYDLLHAKGLLSHLATEQCSVVDLIFEMDRILRPEGWVIISDKVGPIESARTIVTQLRWEARVIDVQNGSDQRLLVCQKPFVRK
- the LOC140817420 gene encoding 14-3-3-like protein GF14 iota, with product MSTENGREALVYIAKLAEQAERYDEMVESMKKVAKLDVELSVDERNLLSVGYKNVIGARRASWRIMSSIEQKEEAKGNENNVKLIKDYRQKVEDELSKICYDILSVIDKHLIPSSGSAEATVFFYKMTGDYFRYLAEFKSDQERKEAAEQSLKGYEAASATANTDLPSTHPIRLGLALNFSVFYYEIMNSPERACHLAKQAFDEAIAELDTLSEESYKDSTLIMQLLRDNLTLWTSDLPEDGGSGEENNKGEESKPAAQPPPEN